The genomic interval CCAATTTGCCAGTCAATTAATAATTTCTTAGAAAAGAGTTTAAATTTAGATGGTATGGTAAATGCCATTGATAAATCACTTTATAGAAATAAATCTGACAAATTATAGAATAAATGATTAAAATTTTCTTAATACTTTTGATAATAATTTTTGTTTTTTTGCTGTATGCTTCTCAAAAGGAAACTAAGAAAGCTGCCCTTAAAAGAAGACAGTTAATTAATAAGATAAAAAACAGAGATCGTGATTAAAAATAAGTTGACAGACATTTTTGACGTGTGTATATTCAAGGCTCACAACAGAGAATATTGTTGTTTTTAGCGAGAGTAGCTCAGTGGCTAGAGCACGACCTTGCCAAGGTCGGGGTCGCGGGTTCGAATCCCGTCTCTCGCTCATTTTTATTTCAGGGCGGCAAAATACGGTTTTTGTTTTAAAAACGGCGACGTACCCAAGTGGTTAAGGGAGAGGTCTGCAACACCTTTATCGTCGGTTCGAATCCGACCGTCGCCTCACATTAAGTTTCCGTGCCGAGGTGGTGGAATTGGTAGACACAAGAGACTTAAAATCTCTCGATCTTCGGATCGTGCCGGTTCAAGTCCGGCCCTCGGTACAAAGATATGAGCTTCAGGATTTCCTGGAGCTTTTTTTATGTATGGATATTTAATGAAATGATTGGAAAAACTTGAATTGGGCGGAGTTAAGCACTTGTGTTTTTTAGCATCATTCTTCGTTTAATTCGAATTAATGAGCGGCAATGAAACTGTAAATCTACAATGAGAGTTTGTTTCAGAATCAACCTCAATTGAACCATTATTTTCTTCTATCAATTCTTTTACTAAATCCATCCCAATCCCACGACCCGAAATTAAATCTGCTTCATCGTTTGACGAGATTCCAGCTGTAAATATTACATTGGATAATTGCTTTTTATCCCAGCTATTTATTTCCTCTTCCTTCCAGTTGTTTAGTTCTAATGCTTTGTCTTTTAGTTTGTCCAGTTGCAAACCTTTTCCATCATCCATGTAAGTGAGAATAAGTCGGTTCTTGTGAATACTGTTTGATAATCTAATAACACCAGTTTCAGGTTTGTTTCCATTTAAACGTTCATCAACACTTTCAATGCCATGAGATAGGCTGTTGCGTGTAAATTGAACAAGAATGTTTTTTATCAATGGAATATAATTTGATGGAATTAATTCTGAATTGAAATCTGAATTGTCTAATGAAACTTTTTTATTTAATTCTTTCGAGACATTTTCTATCATTTTTTTAAAATCTATAAGAAGGTTATCATTTGCACCCATTTCTTCCTTTTGAAAAGTGAGGGCAGATAATTTATCAATTAAACCTTTGAAATCATTCATGTTCTTCATTAAATCATGAACTCCCATTACTAGTGGGATAAAATCGTTTCCTTTTACATTTGGTTTTCGCCCGACTTCTAGCGCTATTTCTTCCAGTTTGTGACATTGATTAGCAAAAAAGCCAAAGTTTAATAAACTCGCATTTCCTTTTAACAGGTGAAGCTTTCTTCCCGTTTGCTCTAAGACAAAATTATATTTAGAATTGTCTTCACATTGCAATAAGTTTTCTAATTCTGATAACTCATTATTAGTAGATGTCATAAAATCTTGCAATGTTTTTGGGGCTAATTGAACTATGGACATTAACCACTCTACCTGTTTTTGGGAATCTTCTTCTGTTTTTTTAAGCTTTTCAGAAAGCAGGTATTCGTCTGTCTCATCAATGACTGTTGCAATTAAGCCTGTTATCTTCTCGTTGTGAATAATTCTTTTAAATTCGAAAGACAAATATTTTGACTTACTTTCTTCATCAAACCCAAATCTTAATTTGGTAATTGGATTTAATTCTTTAACCAGGCATTCATCGATTTCTATATCAAACAAAATATCCAGATATTCTTTAACTGTTTTAATATTATCTTCTTGTAAATATGAAGAAAGTAATTCCAAAATTGATTTTTCAGCAGGGCTGGAAGTTTCAAGTATATCTAATAATGCAGAAGAATATTGCGATTGAATAATAAGGTCAATATCTAAAAGAAAAAAACCTTCTTCTACATTCTGTAAAATTTTATCTTTTTCTTTTTGAGAGTCTTTAAGACTTTGGTTACTTAATGCTAATTCTTTGGTTCTTTCATTTACTTTTTTCTTTAAAAGGTAAACCCACCCAAAAGTGATTACAATTAGTAAACCCAAGCCAGCCAATAAACCAAATGCTTTTTGTATTGTTAACCAGGGTGGAGGATTAATTAATTGAATATCTGACTTCGACCTTAAAAGTAACTTTAGGGTTTCGGGGACATATACACCTTCTTCTGTTTTTTTGATATTTAGAGGGTTAATACTCAACTTCGTTATACCCGAGATTGCAATATCACTCCCGGCTTCAAATAACTCGGCTAAACTCACTGAATCCGTATTGTATAAAAACGCTGTAAAATAATGGTTATCCTTTTCAAGGTGGAGATCAACAGAAGACTTAGTCTCTACAATCCTTACTAAATGTGCATTAAAAGATACAAGGGTGGCTTCCGGGACATTTATTAAGGGAGATATGGATTTTAATGCAACCGGTTCAATTATTTGACTACTTCCAATTTTTTTACAAATTCCGTTTTCAATTTCCGGAGATAGGTTTCCAGATATTGCAAACCCTACTACTTCAACATAATCTCCAATCTTAAAGTTATAAGCATTTGTTGTGCTTACCAATATGCTTCCTGTTGAGTCCTGAATGTATATTTGTTGATTAATTCCAGGGTGAATGACAGTTCCCTCTAACTTTATTCTTTGGTTAGCATCAAAACCATGAGAGAATTGCATAATCCTATTAATTGGCACTGGTTTTAACTCAAATGGGTTTATAGGTTCTTCATTCAGGATGGAAATCTGATCTATATTTTGAAGCATTATTCTGATCCCAAGGAGTTGCTTTCTCGAATTAAAATTGCTTGCACACACCCCACTAACCTCGACAAAGCTTCCGATAAAATGAACAGGCAGTTTTTGAGTATTGTTAGTTTTAAGCTGAACACCAATTGTTTTACCATCCATATCTAAAATCATTTTTATAGATTGATGAAAATCATCTCTTTTTGCAGATTTTATTTTTCCTTTTACAGTAATCCACTGGCTGTCTTCATGGCCATTAAATATTTTATCGTGGTTTGTATTCGGATATGTTGGCATTTTCCCTTGGCCTAGCACTTTAATAAACGTTTCGTTTAAAACTGGTGCAAAATCACCAGGATAGACTTTGGCAGTGACTTTGACCCGGTCGCCCATTTTAGGCTTATCACCATTATTTACAAACATAAATATGCCTGCAGTCTTATCTTGAACAAAACAGTAACGTTCGGTACTATAAGTAATTGTTCCAAAAATTTCTACATTGGGATGCTTTGATGCTTCACTCGTAGGGAGTGCCCTAATAACATCAATATGTTTGTATACTTTTTCTTGCCCTAAAAGATAAGAACAATGGGCAATAAACAATACAATAGATAACAAATACAATCTCTGAGTTTGTTGTTTTGTATTCATATCTAACCTCGAATTTTGAGATGAAAAGAAATAAAGGGGAAATAGTCTTTCTATTTTGAATGTCGAAATATATTCTTAGTAATTAAACTAAATACTATTTTTGATCAGAAACCAAGTCTTTTGACTAAGTGTTTAGAAGTTAAAACCTACCATTGCATGTGTTATTCTTTGGGTTAAATGAAAAACTTTTTTTAAAATTTAAAAAATGTTGGTATTTTGCTGAATGAAAATTATTTACTTTGACTGTTTTAGCGGTATAAGCGGAGACATGCTTCTTGGTGCTTTTATTGATGCTGGTCTTAATCAAGAGTTATTAACCGAATTACCGGAAAAACTCAATCTTCCACAAGTTAAAGTTACAATCAACAAAGTCCTTAAAAATGGATTAAGTGCTACAAAGGTTGATGTAACGTTTCCCGAAGAACAGGTACACCGACATCTTGCTGATATTGAAAAAATAATTGATGCTGCGGATTTACCTGATCCTGTAAAAATCATATCAAAAAAGATATTTTTAAATCTTGCTAAAGCAGAAGCCCGCGTGCATGGAACAGATGTTGACCAAATTCATTTTCATGAAGTAGGTGCTTTAGATGCAATCGCTGATATTACCGGAGTAGCGTTGGGTTTTCACGAATTGCAAATTGATCAGGCTTTTTGTAGCAAAATATCAGTGGGTGGTGGACTTGTCAAAATTGCTCACGGAACTTATCCGGTTCCTGCACCGGCAACTGCATATTTATTAGAAGGTTTTATGCTTAACCAAGGCCCTGTTGATAAAGAGCTTGTGACGCCAACCGGAGCAGCTGTTTTAGCTACTTTGTGTGAACAAACTGAAATCCCTTCTTTCCATTTAAAGGCAACAGGATATGGAGCTGGTACTGCTGAATTTAAGGACACCCCAAATGTTTTGAGAGTCCAGTTAGGAGAAATACAAAAAAGCACTAATTTAGAATCTGATGAAATTCTTCAAATTGAGTGTAATATTGATGATTTAAACCCTCAAATTTATCCTTATTTGATTGAGCAAGTTTTACAAGCCGGGGCGGTAGAAGCATTTGTTACACCGGTTGTAATGAAAAAGGGCAGACCGGGACATTTGTTTTCGATTCTATGTGCAGATGAAAATGAACAGGATATTTTAAATATCATTTTTAAAGAAACAACTTCGATCGGGGTTCGCAAACAAAAATTAACACGATCAATTTTAAAGCGCAGGGTTACCGATCTTAAAACATCTTTTGGTATTATAAAGGTAAAAGAAATTACTTTGCCGGATGGAAGTATAAAAAGAACTCCGGAATTTGAGGATTGTAAAAAGGTGGCTTTGGAAACTGGGGAAGCCTTGATGGACATACAAAAAAAACTAATTGAAGAAATAAACAAAACTTGAATTAGTTAAAATTTGGTAATATTAATTTGGGATTATAGATATGCATGAAACGATAGAAAAACAACTGCTTGAACATAAATCTGTTTTGGAAAAAACAACAGAAATACTTGCTCAGGAAATTGAAAAAGCCTCGATTCTCGCTGTTGAGACAATTCAATCCGGAAATAAAATTATGTTTTGCGGAAATGGTGGTAGTGCCTCGGATGCTCAGCATTTGGCTGCGGAGCTTAGCGGGCGTTTTGTAAGGGAAAGAAAAGGTTTGCCAGGGCTGGCATTAACAACCGATGCATCTGTCTTAACATCTGTTTCAAATGATTTTGGCTTTGAATTTGTCTTCTCCAGGCAGGTTGAAGCAATTGCATCAAAAGGTGATTTGCTGATTGGTATTTCAACCTCCGGAAACAGCGCCAACGTTATCAACGCGCTTAAAATGGCAAAAAAACTTGGCTGCAAAACGCTTGGTTTTAGTGGCAATAAGGGCGGCAAATTTAGCGGTGAGTGTGATTTGAATTTAATTGTTCCATCAGATGTAACAGCACGAATTCAAGAAATGCATATTTTAATTGGTCATATAATCTGCCAGGCCATTGATGATGCTTTTTGCTAGTTAATGGTGTCATTCAAAGTAGAGCAGTGAAGCGAAGAATCTTATAGGAACCGGGAATGCTTCAACCCTCAGTATGACATCAGATTTTTATTCTTTTAAGTATATAATCTGAAACCTCTTCCAATTTGTTAAAATGAGGTATTTTAATATTCATTTTCGTTAACAACAGAAAATTCTTATAAAATCCTACCGCTGGTTTATTATATTGCAAAGCTAATTCAACCTCGCTTATAGTACCATAACTCCCCGGCAATACAACAATATAATCTGCGCTTAGAATATTTATATGGTTACGCGACAAAGGATCAGTTCCTTTTTTTCCGCTAAATGGAAGATGAGTATAAAGTGGAACCTCAATCCATGGATTGGGATAGCCTGAGTGACTTTTATACTTTCTGTTTTCAACTTTTCCCGGAATGACGCCAAGTGATAACCCGGAACGTTTTTTTGTTTCAACGAAAGTTTTACTTACAACCTGCATTACACCACTACCACCACCACCGGTTAACAGATGAAATCCCGATTCAGCAATCCACTTTCCCAAAGGTTCTGAGAATTCCAGGTGTTCGTCATTACCCGATCCCATAACACCGATTATTTTTAGTTTATTCATATAGTGATTAAAAGTTAATCCGGTTATTTTTCCGCAAATAGTTATAAGCCCGCATCAACCCAATCACTGCAAGAGCGTCTTTAATTTCTGTATTTAAAACCATTTGCCATGCTTCTTCAAAAGGCAGTTTTTTTATGATTAGGTCTTCTGTGTCATCCGGGTCAGATTCACCTTGTTCTAAATCTTCAGCAAGATAAACGTATCCTACTTCATCTGTAAAACAATTACTTGTATAAAGGGTGTTAAGAAAAGTCCATCTTTTTGCTGTCAACCCAGTTTCTTCACGCAACTCACGCTTAGCGCCTATTAAAGTATCCTCTCCGTGTAATCCTCCGCCTTCAGGTATTTCCCAGGAGTACTCGCCTAGTGGATAGCGAAACTGGCCAACCAGGTATGTCTGCAAGTCATGAGTGATCGGTACAATTCCGATTGCAGGTTTTGCCTCAACAACACTGTAAATACCATTGTTTCCCGATGGATTGATTACCTTATCTTCACGCAGACGTATCCAATCATTTTTATAAATTTCTTTTGTGCTGATTTTTTTCCAGGGATTTTTCATATATCTCCAAAAAATTAATCCAAGTGAAAATGGATTTTAAAATAATAAAGTTTTTTTTATCAAAATTTAGGTTTAATTTTAGGCATTCAATCAATGATTTACAAAGTTATATCAACCAAAAATTTAAAATCAGCAAGAATAAGGAAAAATAATGGATGACAGATTAATTGAATGTGTACCCAACTTTTCTGAAGGGAAAGATCTTAACCTTATTAAACAAATTACAAACGAAATTGAAGCCGTCGATCATATAAAACTTCTTGATGTTGATCCCGGTGCTGAGATGAACCGTACTGTTGTAACATTTGTTGGCCCACCTGAATCAGTTAAGGA from Calditrichota bacterium carries:
- a CDS encoding NUDIX hydrolase, translated to MKNPWKKISTKEIYKNDWIRLREDKVINPSGNNGIYSVVEAKPAIGIVPITHDLQTYLVGQFRYPLGEYSWEIPEGGGLHGEDTLIGAKRELREETGLTAKRWTFLNTLYTSNCFTDEVGYVYLAEDLEQGESDPDDTEDLIIKKLPFEEAWQMVLNTEIKDALAVIGLMRAYNYLRKNNRINF
- a CDS encoding LOG family protein — encoded protein: MNKLKIIGVMGSGNDEHLEFSEPLGKWIAESGFHLLTGGGGSGVMQVVSKTFVETKKRSGLSLGVIPGKVENRKYKSHSGYPNPWIEVPLYTHLPFSGKKGTDPLSRNHINILSADYIVVLPGSYGTISEVELALQYNKPAVGFYKNFLLLTKMNIKIPHFNKLEEVSDYILKRIKI
- the larC gene encoding nickel pincer cofactor biosynthesis protein LarC, coding for MKIIYFDCFSGISGDMLLGAFIDAGLNQELLTELPEKLNLPQVKVTINKVLKNGLSATKVDVTFPEEQVHRHLADIEKIIDAADLPDPVKIISKKIFLNLAKAEARVHGTDVDQIHFHEVGALDAIADITGVALGFHELQIDQAFCSKISVGGGLVKIAHGTYPVPAPATAYLLEGFMLNQGPVDKELVTPTGAAVLATLCEQTEIPSFHLKATGYGAGTAEFKDTPNVLRVQLGEIQKSTNLESDEILQIECNIDDLNPQIYPYLIEQVLQAGAVEAFVTPVVMKKGRPGHLFSILCADENEQDILNIIFKETTSIGVRKQKLTRSILKRRVTDLKTSFGIIKVKEITLPDGSIKRTPEFEDCKKVALETGEALMDIQKKLIEEINKT
- the gmhA gene encoding D-sedoheptulose 7-phosphate isomerase; protein product: MHETIEKQLLEHKSVLEKTTEILAQEIEKASILAVETIQSGNKIMFCGNGGSASDAQHLAAELSGRFVRERKGLPGLALTTDASVLTSVSNDFGFEFVFSRQVEAIASKGDLLIGISTSGNSANVINALKMAKKLGCKTLGFSGNKGGKFSGECDLNLIVPSDVTARIQEMHILIGHIICQAIDDAFC